The following coding sequences lie in one Oncorhynchus nerka isolate Pitt River linkage group LG14, Oner_Uvic_2.0, whole genome shotgun sequence genomic window:
- the LOC115140986 gene encoding LOW QUALITY PROTEIN: CREB-regulated transcription coactivator 2 (The sequence of the model RefSeq protein was modified relative to this genomic sequence to represent the inferred CDS: inserted 1 base in 1 codon), translating to MSATDVGGCGPGAGPSSGAGSGASNPRKFSEKIALHTQRQAEETAAFQEVMMDITSTRIQAQKVRLARTQGPYYGGSLPNVNQIGRNPGDFQGLFHSNLDSSRSTRHHGLVERVQRDRRFISPGRPYRKQVDSSPYNSAYLSPPPDTSWRRNCSGNFPGDKSQLFRLPTMALNRTNSDSALHTSVMNPPAGDPFNAGHTLTLQGRLTGQSEGEGRRMFPYPVPPIEENILDQGKLLKPWDTKKLPLLSSRPKSCEVPGINIFPSPDQQSSTPHAPSALNTGGSLPDLSSLHFPSPLPTPLDPDEPGYPSSLSGGSSTGNLASTLTQLGINASNAFCHSPGLLLSLQGTLSNPSLQSSLSNPNIQSSLSSHSFPNSLSSTSLHSSLSNPSLQSSLSSSPSLQSSLSNQSLHSSLSNSSLSGQSLHTASSNPSYNSGVGGSGSCSSYSPLLTSQGQSPLSTLPRRRAQLSPLILPMGGESRRHHSKQFSPTISPNLSSITQGVPLDTSKLPMDQRLPPYPFSQPQQQLHQPGPPASHQPQQASQVGQQLSQPSVVLQQQNQQQHQHHQLHLQHQLHQQQCAQSQQALQQLHLQNLRNAQNQQMQHLQQHHRVSVKIEKQGEQGQNSQCLQTQDPQSTQQQQQQQQQQQQQQQDQQDQLQQMEQQRQQGSLPQLQHISHSLATDLGLYNDTLLLNSLLDDPYLGLQIASRQNQQFNMETPGDSLSFNHGGLGCGSGRKGQEESYHPNHGFLELHDSGDRQHFNNQNFGGEGCHNVPNIILTGDSSLGLSKEIASALSHVPGFEMDSFALDXPLRMDPLALEGLGMLDGDFMLTDPAVEDSFRSDRLK from the exons ATGTCTGCTACGGATGTAGGCGGTTGTGGACCCGGAGCAGGACCCAGTTCGGGTGCTGGGTCCGGGGCATCAAACCCTCGAAAATTTAGCGAGAAAATAGCTCTACATACCCAACGTCAGGCTGAAGAGACTGCTGCTTTTCAGGAGGTTATGATGGATATCACCTCTACCAGG ATCCAGGCTCAGAAAGTGCGTCTGGCTAGAACCCAGGGCCCCTACTATGGGGGCTCCCTACCCAACGTTAATCAGATCGGCAGGAACCCAGGCGACTTTCAG GGTTTGTTCCACTCTAACCTGGACTCCAGTCGCTCCACACGGCACCACGGCCTGGTAGAGCGGGTCCAGAGGGACAGACGCTTCATCTCCCCAGGGCGTCCCTACAGGAAACAA GTGGACAGCTCTCCGTACAACTCAGCCTATCTGTCCCCGCCTCCGGACACCAGTTGGAGAAG GAACTGTTCGGGCAACTTCCCAGGAGACAAAAGCCAGTTGTTTCGCCTCCCCACCATGGCACTCAACAG GACCAACTCAGACTCTGCCCTCCACACCAGTGTGATGAACCCCCCTGCAGGAGACCCCTTCAACGCTGGACACACACTCACCCTTCAGGGCAGACTCACTG gtcagagtgaaggagaggggagaagaa TGTTTCCGTACCCAGTTCCCCCCATTGAGGAGAACATTCTGGATCAGGGCAAACTGCTTAAGCCCTGGGACACCAAGAAGTTGCCCCTGTTGTCTTCTCGACCCAAGTCCTGTGAAGTTCCCGGTATCAA tATCTTCCCCTCCCCTGACCAGCAGTCCAGCACCCCCCATGCTCCCTCAGCCCTGAACACGGGGGGCTCCCTGCCCGACCTCTCCAGCCTGCACTTCCCGTCACCGCTGCCCACCCCGCTGGACCCAGACGAGCCGGGCTACCCTTCGTCCCTGAGTGGGGGCAGCAGCACGGGCAACCTAGCCTCCACCCTGACCCAGCTGGGCATCAATGCCAGCAACGCCTTCTGCCACTCGCCAG GTCTCCTGCTATCTCTTCAGGGGACTCTCAGTAACCCCTCCCTGCAGTCCTCGCTAAGCAACCCCAACATCCAATCATCTCTCAGCAGCCACTCCTTCCCCAACTCCCTCAGCTCCACCTCCTTGCACTCGTCGCTTAGCAACCCGTCCCTGCAGTCCTCCCTtagctcctccccctccctccagtctTCCCTGAGCAACCAATCCCTGCACTCCTCCCTCAGCAACTCCTCCCTGAGTGGCCAGTCCCTCCACACCGCATCCAGTAACCCTAGTTACAATAGCGGGGTGGGAGGGTCCGGCTCGTGCTCCTCTTATTCGCCACTGCTAACTAGCCAGGGGCAGTCGCCTCTCAGCACGTTGCCACGGAGACGAGCTCAGCTCTCCCCTCTGATCCTACCCATGGGAGGGGAGTCTCGCCGACACCACTCCAAACAgttctcccccaccatctctcctaaCTTGTCCTCCATAACACAG GGTGTCCCTCTGGACACCAGCAAACTCCCCATGGACCAGAGgctccctccctaccccttcaGCCAACCCCAGCAGCAGCTTCATCAGCCAGGTCCTCCAGCATCCCATCAGCCCCAGCAGGCCTCTCAGGTAGGACAACAGCTCTCCCAGCCGTCCGTCGTACTGCAACAACAAAATCAACAACAGCATCAACACCATCAGCTGCATTTGCAACACCAGCTGCACCAGCAGCAATGTGCCCAGTCTCAGCAGGCCCTCCAGCAGCTGCACCTGCAGAACCTGCGCAATGCCCAGAACCAGCAGATGCAGCACCTGCAGCAGCACCATAGGGTGTCGGTCAAAATTGAGAAGCAGGGTGAGCAGGGCCAGAACTCTCAGTGCCTGCAGACGCAAGACCCGCAGTCAacccagcagcagcaacaacaacagcaacaacaacaacaacaacaacaggaccAGCAAGACCAACTGCAGCAGATggagcagcaaaggcagcagggAAGTCTTCCCCAGCTGCAGCACATCAGCCACTCCCTGGCCACAGACCTGGGCCTCTACAAC GACACATTACTGTTAAACTCTCTGTTGGATGATCCCTACCTGGGCCTGCAGATCGCCTCCAGACAGAACCAGCAG TTCAACATGGAGACTCCGGGAGACAGCCTGTCGTTCAACCACGGTGGCTTGGGCTGTGGGAGTGGTAGAAAAGGCCAGGAGGAATCCTACCACCCCAACCATGGCTTCCTGGAGCTCCACGACTCAGGGGATAGGCAGCACTTTAACAACCAGAACTTTGGGGGAGAGGGATGCCACAACGTCCCTAACATCATCCTCACAG
- the LOC115140989 gene encoding zinc transporter ZIP1 → MALRKGSSVALSGWPSEVQMNPVYVPGLEVKLGALVVLFSITLVCGFAPLCLVRGAGRCHVDPETRHKVVSLVSCFAGGVFFATCLLDLVPDYLSGINEAFSSLGITLQFPLPEFIIAMGFFLVLVLEQIVLALRDRSAGHSEERRALLVDSSVQSHDRDGRRHSHHSHGREELGGEDAHFHVDFNSTSAIRAFILVFSLSLHSVFEGLAVGLQEDSQEVMEICVALLLHKSIISFSLALKLAQGKLRRAAVVGCLLLFALMSPMGIGLGIALTETKSSPQHQLARSTLEGLASGTFMYITFMEILPHELSSPQNRIPKVAMILTGFAVVTGMLFIKM, encoded by the exons ATGGCTCTCAGAAAAGGATCTTCTGTTGCCCTCTCCGGGTGGCCATCTGAAGTGCAGATGAACCCAGTTTATGTCCCTGGCCTGGAGGTAAAGCTGGGAGCACTGGTTGTTCTTTTCTCCATCACACTGGTCTGTGGCTTCGCCCCTTTGTGCTTAGTCAGGGGGGCAGGGAGGTGCCATGTAGACCCAG AAACGCGTCACAAGGTAGTGAGCTTGGTGAGCTGCTTCGCTGGAGGAGTGTTCTTTGCTACTTGCCTTCTGGACCTGGTGCCTGACTACCTATCTGGGATCAATGAAGCATTTAGTAGCCTGGGCATCACA CTTCAGTTCCCTCTACCTGAGTTTATCATAGCCATGGGATTCTTCTTGGTCCTGGTGCTGGAGCAAATAGTCTTGGCCCTCAGAGACCGATCGGCGGGCCACTCTGAAGAAAGACGCGCACTATTGGTGGACTCCAGCGTCCAATCACATGACAGAGATGGCCGGAGACACTCCCACCACTCCCATGGTAGGGAGGAATTAGGGGGAGAGGATGCCCACTTCCATGTGGACTTTAACTCCACCTCGGCCATCCGGGCCTTCATTCTAGTATTTTCCTTATCTCTGCACTCAGTGTTCGAGGGCCTGGCTGTGGGGTTACAGGAGGACAGTCAAGAGGTGATGGAGATCTGTGTTGCTCTACTCCTCCACAAGAGCATCATCTCTTTCAGTCTAGCCCTAAAGCTGGCCCAGGGCAAGTTGCGGCGGGCAGCCGTGGTAGGTTGCCTCCTGCTCTTTGCCCTCATGTCCCCAATGGGCATTGGGCTGGGCATTGCCCTCACCGAGACCAAGTCATCCCCCCAGCACCAGCTGGCCAGGTCCACCTTAGAAGGCCTTGCGTCTGGCACCTTTATGTATATCACCTTCATGGAGATCCTGCCCCATGAGCTAAGCTCCCCGCAGAACCGCATCCCCAAGGTGGCCATGATTCTCACTGGGTTCGCAGTGGTCACTGGGATGCTGTTCATCAAAATGTAA